From a region of the Pseudoxanthomonas sp. X-1 genome:
- a CDS encoding ABC transporter ATP-binding protein: MFRWFESLIDVFGRPDEAMPPRGLLRFYLHYLRPGGWVLAAMFVVGFAVALVEVALFDFLGKLVDLAKDETAAGFFERHGPQLLGMAAVALLLRPLLMALGDLLMHQSVTPALTARIRWQQHRHVVRQSLSFFQNDYAGRIANRIMQTGASLRESATQMIDALWYVAVYTGSALVLFAQSDWRLMLPLIAWLLAYVAALAYFVPRVKERSWRASESRSRLMGRVVDGYTNIATLKLFPHPQREDDYVAEAVRENLGSVQRMTRMTTSMDVVIAVLNGLMIAGTAGLGLWLWQRGAITVGAIALSTGLVIRIENMSGWIMWVVNGLFEDIGTVQDGMETIAQPHTLTDRPGAQPLRITAGEVRFEDIHFHYGKRGGVIAGLDLTVAPGEKIGLVGPSGAGKSTLVNVLLRLYDLEAGRILIDGQDIAGVTQASLRGQIGVVTQDTSLLHRSILDNLRYGRPDATPEQVAAAIAQARAEGFIDALVDGEGHTGLAAHVGERGVKLSGGQRQRIAIARVLLKDAPILLLDEATSALDSEVEAAIQDSLDALMGGKTVIAIAHRLSTIARMDRLVVMDAGRIVETGTHAQLLARGGLYARLWQRQTGGFVAADPPAPR, from the coding sequence ATGTTCCGCTGGTTCGAATCGCTGATCGACGTGTTCGGCCGTCCCGACGAGGCGATGCCGCCGCGCGGGCTGCTGCGCTTCTACCTGCACTACCTGCGGCCGGGCGGCTGGGTGCTCGCGGCCATGTTCGTGGTCGGCTTCGCGGTGGCGCTGGTGGAAGTGGCCCTGTTCGATTTCCTCGGCAAGCTGGTGGACCTGGCCAAGGACGAAACGGCGGCCGGCTTCTTCGAGCGCCATGGCCCGCAGCTGCTGGGCATGGCGGCCGTGGCGCTGCTGCTGCGGCCGCTGCTGATGGCGCTGGGCGACCTGCTGATGCACCAGTCGGTGACCCCGGCGCTGACCGCGCGCATCCGTTGGCAGCAGCATCGGCACGTGGTGCGGCAGAGCCTGTCCTTCTTCCAGAACGACTACGCCGGGCGCATCGCCAACCGGATCATGCAGACCGGCGCCTCGCTGCGCGAGTCGGCCACCCAGATGATCGATGCGCTGTGGTACGTGGCGGTCTACACCGGCAGCGCGCTGGTGTTGTTCGCGCAGTCGGACTGGCGGCTGATGCTGCCGCTGATCGCCTGGCTGCTGGCCTACGTGGCCGCGCTGGCCTACTTCGTGCCGCGGGTGAAGGAGCGCTCCTGGCGCGCCTCCGAATCCAGGTCCAGGCTGATGGGCCGGGTGGTGGACGGCTACACCAACATCGCCACGCTCAAGCTGTTCCCGCACCCGCAGCGCGAGGACGACTATGTCGCCGAGGCGGTGCGCGAGAACCTGGGCAGCGTGCAGCGCATGACCCGCATGACCACCTCGATGGACGTGGTCATCGCCGTGCTCAACGGCCTGATGATCGCGGGCACCGCCGGCCTGGGCCTGTGGCTGTGGCAGCGCGGGGCGATCACCGTCGGCGCCATCGCCCTGTCCACGGGCCTGGTGATCCGCATCGAGAACATGTCCGGCTGGATCATGTGGGTGGTCAATGGCCTGTTCGAGGACATCGGCACGGTCCAGGACGGCATGGAAACCATCGCCCAGCCGCACACCCTGACCGACCGGCCCGGCGCGCAGCCGCTGCGGATCACCGCGGGCGAAGTGCGCTTCGAGGACATCCACTTCCACTACGGCAAGCGCGGCGGGGTGATCGCCGGCCTCGACCTGACCGTGGCCCCCGGCGAGAAGATCGGCCTGGTCGGCCCGTCCGGCGCCGGCAAGTCGACCCTGGTCAACGTGCTGCTGCGCCTGTACGACCTGGAGGCCGGGCGCATCCTGATCGACGGTCAGGACATCGCCGGCGTCACCCAGGCCAGCCTGCGCGGCCAGATCGGCGTGGTCACCCAGGACACCTCGCTGCTGCACCGCTCGATCCTGGACAACCTGCGTTACGGCCGTCCCGACGCGACGCCCGAACAGGTGGCGGCCGCCATCGCCCAGGCGCGTGCCGAGGGCTTCATCGACGCGCTGGTGGACGGGGAGGGGCACACCGGCCTGGCGGCGCACGTGGGCGAGCGCGGGGTCAAGCTCTCCGGCGGCCAGCGCCAGCGCATCGCGATCGCCCGGGTGCTGCTGAAGGACGCGCCGATCCTGCTGCTGGACGAGGCCACCTCGGCGCTGGATTCGGAGGTCGAGGCGGCGATCCAGGACAGCCTGGACGCGCTGATGGGGGGCAAGACCGTCATCGCCATTGCGCATCGGCTGTCCACCATCGCCCGGATGGACCGGCTGGTGGTGATGGACGCGGGCCGGATCGTGGAGACGGGGACCCACGCCCAGCTGCTGGCCCGGGGCGGCCTGTATGCGCGCCTGTGGCAGCGGCAGACCGGGGGGTTCGTCGCCGCCGATCCGCCGGCCCCGCGCTAG
- the rraA gene encoding ribonuclease E activity regulator RraA, with the protein MPQWSTPELCDAHPEVQVAEPLFRDFGGAAAFSGAIVTLRCPEDNSRVREQVEQAGTGKVLVIEAGGSLRHAMLGDMLAEKAVANGWSGVLVHGCVRDVEVLANLPLGIKALAAVPMKTEKRGLGEVDVPVRFAGVSFVPGQWLYADANGVIVAEHALT; encoded by the coding sequence ATGCCCCAGTGGAGTACGCCCGAACTGTGCGACGCCCATCCCGAGGTGCAGGTGGCCGAGCCATTGTTCCGCGACTTCGGCGGCGCGGCGGCCTTCAGCGGCGCGATCGTCACCCTGCGCTGCCCGGAGGACAATTCGCGCGTGCGCGAGCAGGTCGAACAGGCCGGCACCGGCAAGGTGCTGGTGATCGAGGCCGGCGGCTCGCTGCGCCACGCGATGCTGGGCGACATGCTGGCCGAGAAGGCCGTGGCCAACGGCTGGTCCGGCGTGCTGGTGCATGGCTGCGTGCGCGACGTGGAAGTGCTGGCCAATCTGCCGCTGGGCATCAAGGCGCTGGCGGCCGTGCCGATGAAGACCGAGAAGCGCGGCCTGGGCGAGGTCGATGTGCCGGTGCGCTTCGCCGGGGTGTCCTTCGTGCCCGGGCAGTGGCTGTACGCCGACGCCAACGGCGTGATCGTGGCCGAGCATGCGCTGACCTGA
- a CDS encoding lipid A deacylase LpxR family protein produces the protein MSKAGWLLIAATASGSAQAATSEQCPTRTDIPKAVSLRVDNDLFGGDHQDQGYTSGVELSWVSANLKDYQDDPCLPRMARLVNRYLSAIQPEGFDEQNMVFNIGQALYTPKDNTRSDLIPDDRPYAGVLMATFGYNARKGDALQTTQIGLGWVGPSARGKQIQEAVHRVLSDKKFRGWDNQLRDEPLFLLRHERMHRFAWGSGLWTWDAITHYGAALGNFQTFANGGAELRFGRHLPDDFGSTPLRPAGENTAPASQTRPGGEWRFHAFLTTDVRWVLRDITLDGNTWKDSHSVDKRDVVGYVGYGVAVMKGRWKFAVARYHSSREFDGQSEPPVFGSFTISRAL, from the coding sequence ATGTCAAAGGCAGGCTGGCTGCTGATCGCGGCCACGGCGAGCGGCAGCGCGCAGGCGGCCACGTCGGAGCAGTGTCCCACCCGCACCGACATTCCCAAGGCCGTCAGCCTCCGCGTCGACAACGACCTGTTCGGCGGCGATCACCAGGACCAGGGCTATACCAGCGGCGTCGAACTGAGCTGGGTCTCGGCCAACCTGAAGGACTACCAGGACGATCCGTGCCTGCCGCGGATGGCGCGCCTGGTCAATCGCTACCTCAGCGCGATCCAGCCCGAGGGCTTCGATGAGCAGAACATGGTCTTCAACATCGGCCAGGCGCTGTACACGCCCAAGGACAACACCCGCAGCGACCTGATCCCGGACGACCGGCCCTATGCCGGCGTGCTGATGGCCACCTTTGGCTACAACGCGCGCAAGGGCGACGCGCTGCAGACCACGCAGATCGGCCTGGGCTGGGTGGGGCCGTCGGCGCGCGGCAAGCAGATCCAGGAGGCGGTGCACCGGGTGCTCAGCGACAAGAAGTTCCGAGGCTGGGACAACCAGCTGCGCGACGAGCCGCTGTTCCTGCTGCGCCATGAGCGCATGCATCGCTTCGCCTGGGGCTCGGGGCTGTGGACCTGGGATGCGATCACGCACTACGGCGCGGCGCTGGGCAACTTCCAGACCTTCGCCAACGGCGGGGCCGAGCTGCGCTTCGGCCGCCACCTGCCCGACGACTTCGGCAGCACCCCGCTGCGCCCGGCGGGCGAGAACACCGCCCCGGCCAGCCAGACCCGTCCGGGTGGGGAATGGCGCTTCCACGCCTTCCTGACCACCGACGTGCGCTGGGTGCTGCGTGACATCACCCTGGACGGCAACACCTGGAAGGACAGCCACAGCGTGGACAAGCGCGATGTGGTGGGCTACGTCGGCTACGGCGTGGCGGTCATGAAGGGGCGCTGGAAGTTCGCCGTGGCGCGCTACCATTCCAGCCGCGAGTTCGACGGCCAGAGCGAGCCGCCGGTGTTCGGCAGCTTCACCATCAGCCGCGCGCTGTAA
- a CDS encoding DUF72 domain-containing protein, with product MARRPSAPADADLFAPRVASKGIRVGIGGWVFAPWRDNFYPAGLVQRRELEYASARLSAIEINGTYYGTQQPATYAKWRDATPEGFVFSAKAPKRITQSRKLTGTRAQVEDFIGGISELGDKLGPLVWQFEAGRRIDGEQFEGFLDLLPKKAGKRALRHVLDVRDPDFITPDFLALVRAHGMGTVFSESTEYPSFADITGDFVYARLMASRSDEPTGYPAAELDAWARRARAWRAGEDPEDLPHVGPTPAPKRPREVFVFFISAAKERNPAAAMALLERLRE from the coding sequence ATGGCCCGCCGCCCCTCCGCCCCGGCCGACGCCGACCTGTTCGCCCCGCGCGTGGCCTCCAAAGGGATCCGGGTCGGCATCGGCGGCTGGGTGTTCGCGCCGTGGCGCGACAACTTCTATCCCGCCGGGCTGGTCCAGCGGCGCGAGCTGGAATACGCCAGCGCCCGCCTGAGCGCGATCGAGATCAACGGCACCTACTACGGCACCCAGCAGCCGGCCACCTATGCCAAGTGGCGCGATGCCACGCCCGAGGGCTTCGTGTTCTCGGCCAAGGCGCCCAAGCGCATCACCCAGTCGCGCAAGCTGACCGGCACGCGCGCCCAGGTGGAGGATTTCATCGGCGGCATCAGCGAACTGGGCGACAAGCTCGGCCCGCTGGTCTGGCAGTTCGAGGCCGGGCGCAGGATCGATGGCGAGCAGTTCGAAGGCTTCCTCGACCTGCTGCCGAAGAAGGCCGGCAAGCGCGCGCTGCGGCACGTGCTGGACGTGCGCGATCCGGACTTCATCACGCCGGACTTCCTGGCCCTGGTCCGCGCGCACGGCATGGGCACGGTGTTCTCCGAATCCACCGAGTATCCCTCCTTCGCCGATATCACCGGCGACTTCGTCTATGCGCGCCTGATGGCCAGCCGCAGCGACGAACCCACCGGCTACCCCGCCGCCGAACTGGACGCCTGGGCGCGCCGCGCGCGCGCCTGGCGCGCGGGCGAGGACCCCGAAGACCTGCCGCACGTGGGCCCGACACCGGCGCCCAAGCGGCCGCGCGAGGTCTTCGTGTTCTTCATCTCCGCGGCCAAGGAGCGCAATCCGGCCGCCGCCATGGCCCTGCTGGAACGGTTGCGCGAATAA
- a CDS encoding DMT family transporter has product MPMSVRRKAHLQVHLCVLLWGFTAILGKLITLPALPLVWWRMLLVVLALALLPAVWRGLRTMPVRRRWAYAGIGALVALHWLTFYGAIKLANASVAATCIALAPAFTAMIEPWVTRRPFDARELFFGIATLPGVAMVVGGVPHEMRAGIVVGALSALLVAVFGSLNKRMVEGGEPLTVTALELGAGTVLLTALAPLMALVPGFGGALLILPSLHDAVLLVVLSLACTLLPFALALVALRQVSAYGMQLATNLEPVYAILLAIVLLGEQRELTPMFYGGVAIILVAVFAHPVVARRKPAAHPELLATAEAKSVAD; this is encoded by the coding sequence ATGCCCATGTCCGTCCGCCGCAAGGCCCACCTGCAAGTGCACCTGTGCGTGCTGCTGTGGGGATTCACCGCCATCCTCGGCAAGCTCATCACCCTGCCCGCACTGCCGCTGGTGTGGTGGCGCATGCTGCTGGTGGTGCTCGCCCTGGCGCTGCTGCCCGCGGTCTGGCGCGGCCTGCGCACGATGCCGGTGCGGCGGCGCTGGGCCTATGCCGGCATCGGCGCGCTGGTGGCGCTGCACTGGCTGACCTTCTATGGCGCGATCAAGCTGGCCAACGCCTCGGTCGCGGCGACCTGCATCGCGCTGGCGCCGGCGTTCACCGCGATGATCGAGCCGTGGGTGACGCGGCGGCCGTTCGACGCGCGCGAGCTGTTCTTCGGCATCGCCACCCTGCCCGGCGTGGCGATGGTGGTCGGTGGCGTGCCGCACGAGATGCGCGCCGGCATCGTGGTCGGCGCGCTGTCGGCACTGCTGGTGGCGGTGTTCGGCTCGCTCAACAAGCGCATGGTCGAAGGCGGCGAACCGTTGACGGTCACCGCCCTGGAACTGGGTGCCGGCACCGTGCTGCTGACCGCGCTGGCGCCGCTGATGGCGCTGGTGCCCGGCTTCGGCGGCGCACTGCTGATCCTGCCCAGCCTGCACGACGCGGTGCTGCTGGTGGTGCTGTCGCTGGCCTGCACGCTGCTGCCCTTCGCCCTGGCGCTTGTGGCCCTGCGCCAGGTCAGCGCCTACGGCATGCAGCTGGCGACCAACCTGGAGCCGGTCTACGCGATCCTGCTGGCCATCGTGCTGCTGGGCGAGCAGCGCGAACTCACGCCGATGTTCTACGGCGGCGTGGCGATCATCCTGGTCGCGGTCTTCGCCCATCCGGTGGTGGCCCGACGCAAACCGGCGGCGCATCCGGAGCTGCTGGCGACCGCCGAGGCCAAGAGCGTGGCCGACTGA
- a CDS encoding sensor domain-containing diguanylate cyclase: MPSPPHPHDEARRQAVLARYHILDSESEQAYDDLVTIAARICDAPIAAISLIDEDRQWFKSRKGLEARQTGRDISFCGHAILAPEETTVVRDASTDARFLDNPLVTGALGVRFYAGAPLVTPDGQALGALCVLDSKPRTLSPGQAEALRALARQVMYLLELRRISSALATQMAERDWYEQQLRQYQDELEVQNADLAAQTRTDPLTGLPNRRALTMALDMALEQHAAGWGKGVSVAVVDVDHFKVINDVHGHATGDEVLVALADTLRAHSADGMAARYGGEEFVILFPDSTGEQARAQCEFLRTAATSLPVDLPVTVSIGVAECRRRDDTAEDAFRRADQALYAAKRGGRDRVVLAP; the protein is encoded by the coding sequence ATGCCAAGTCCCCCGCATCCGCACGACGAAGCCAGGCGCCAGGCCGTCCTGGCGCGCTATCACATCTTGGACAGCGAGAGCGAACAGGCCTACGACGATCTGGTCACCATCGCCGCGCGCATCTGCGATGCGCCGATCGCGGCGATCAGCCTGATCGACGAGGATCGCCAGTGGTTCAAGTCGCGCAAGGGACTGGAGGCACGGCAGACCGGGCGCGATATTTCCTTCTGCGGCCACGCCATCCTGGCGCCCGAGGAAACGACGGTGGTGCGCGATGCGAGCACCGATGCGCGCTTCCTCGACAACCCCCTGGTGACCGGCGCGCTGGGCGTGCGCTTCTACGCCGGCGCGCCGCTGGTGACACCCGATGGCCAGGCGCTGGGCGCGCTGTGCGTGCTGGACAGCAAGCCGCGCACGCTCAGCCCCGGGCAGGCCGAGGCGCTGCGCGCGCTGGCGCGCCAGGTGATGTATCTGCTGGAGCTGCGGCGCATCTCCAGCGCGCTGGCCACGCAGATGGCCGAGCGCGACTGGTACGAGCAGCAGCTGCGCCAGTATCAGGACGAGCTGGAAGTCCAGAACGCCGACCTGGCCGCGCAGACCCGCACCGATCCGCTGACCGGCCTGCCCAACCGCCGCGCGCTGACCATGGCCCTGGACATGGCGCTGGAGCAACACGCGGCCGGATGGGGCAAGGGCGTCAGCGTCGCGGTGGTCGACGTGGATCACTTCAAGGTGATCAACGACGTGCATGGTCACGCCACGGGCGATGAAGTGCTGGTGGCGCTGGCCGACACCCTGCGCGCGCACAGCGCCGACGGCATGGCCGCGCGCTATGGCGGGGAGGAGTTCGTGATCCTGTTCCCGGACAGCACCGGCGAGCAGGCGCGGGCGCAGTGCGAGTTCCTGCGCACCGCGGCCACCTCGCTGCCGGTCGACCTGCCGGTGACGGTGAGCATCGGCGTGGCCGAATGCCGGCGCCGCGACGATACGGCCGAGGACGCCTTCCGCCGCGCCGATCAGGCGCTGTATGCGGCCAAGCGCGGCGGCCGCGACCGCGTGGTGCTGGCGCCCTAG
- a CDS encoding pseudouridine synthase, with protein sequence MTDPAPPTPTRLNKHIAETGFCSRREADRLIGERRVTVNGHPAGTGAVVGPDDVVLIDGQPLRARTVSRSSGRRHVYIALNKPVGITCTTESSVKGNIVDFVGHEQRIFPIGRLDKDSEGLILMTSNGDIVNQILRAENRHEKEYLVEVNKPVTEEFLRGMAKGVRIHDQMTLPCRTGRIAKFGFRIVLTQGLNRQIRLMAAAFGYRVTQLRRVRIDNVKLGPLKPGRWRNLTDAELRGLLPDLTQW encoded by the coding sequence ATGACCGACCCCGCCCCCCCCACCCCCACCCGCCTCAACAAGCACATCGCCGAGACCGGCTTCTGCTCGCGGCGTGAGGCCGATCGGCTGATCGGGGAGCGGCGGGTGACGGTCAACGGGCATCCGGCCGGCACGGGCGCGGTGGTGGGGCCCGACGATGTGGTCCTGATCGATGGGCAGCCGCTGCGCGCGCGGACCGTGTCCAGGTCGAGCGGGCGTCGCCACGTCTACATCGCGCTGAACAAGCCGGTCGGCATCACCTGCACGACCGAGTCCAGCGTCAAAGGCAACATCGTCGACTTCGTCGGCCACGAGCAGCGCATCTTCCCGATCGGGCGGCTGGACAAGGACTCCGAGGGGCTGATCCTGATGACCAGCAACGGCGACATCGTCAACCAGATCCTGCGCGCGGAGAACCGCCACGAGAAGGAGTACCTGGTCGAGGTCAACAAGCCGGTGACCGAGGAGTTCCTGCGCGGCATGGCCAAGGGCGTGCGCATCCACGACCAGATGACCCTGCCGTGCCGCACCGGGCGCATCGCCAAGTTCGGCTTCCGCATCGTGCTCACCCAGGGGCTGAACCGGCAGATCCGGCTGATGGCCGCGGCCTTCGGCTACCGCGTCACCCAGTTGCGCCGGGTGCGGATCGACAACGTCAAGCTGGGCCCGCTCAAGCCCGGGCGCTGGCGCAACCTCACCGACGCCGAGCTGCGCGGCCTGCTGCCCGATCTGACGCAATGGTGA
- a CDS encoding DEAD/DEAH box helicase yields the protein MSSETAAPAVPFSALGLSAPVQAALVAVGYESPSPIQAATIPAMLAGRDVLGTAQTGTGKTAAFALPVLSNLDPSAGKPQVLVLAPTRELAIQVAEAFHKYAAKIPGFHVLPIYGGQSYYPQLQALKRGVHVVVGTPGRVIDHLERGSLDLSGLTTLVLDEADEMLRMGFIDDVETVLQKTPATRQVALFSATMPAQIRRIAQTYLNDPVEVTIASKTTTSANISQRYWFVSGLHKLDALTRILEAETFDAMIIFARTKAGTEELAEKLQARGLAAAAINGDMQQAQREKTIAQLKDGKLDILVATDVAARGLDVERISHVLNYDIPYDTESYVHRIGRTGRAGRSGEAILFVTPREKSMLRAIERATRQPITEMQLPTVEAVNDRRVARFLARITDTLATGEAGEYRALIETYEREHNVPAVDIAAALARLLQGDTPLLLSADRTPRAERAERAPRAERSERYERAPRPERPERPARFEPGERPRPERPARASFDDVATERPRRAPAGEAEVGMERYRIEVGHAHGVKPANIVGAIANEAGLESRYIGRIDIQDDYSILDLPEGMPRETLTHLKKVWVSGQQLKIHKVGEDAGDEAPRGYRPASARPGAPKPRPGGKPGFKPAPRPHRKGPPKE from the coding sequence ATGTCTTCCGAAACCGCCGCACCCGCGGTGCCGTTCTCCGCCCTCGGCCTGTCCGCGCCGGTCCAGGCCGCCCTGGTCGCCGTCGGCTACGAGTCGCCTTCGCCCATCCAGGCCGCCACCATCCCGGCGATGCTGGCCGGTCGCGATGTGCTGGGCACCGCGCAGACCGGGACCGGCAAGACCGCGGCGTTCGCCCTGCCGGTGCTGTCCAACCTGGACCCGTCCGCCGGCAAGCCGCAGGTGCTGGTGCTGGCGCCCACGCGCGAACTGGCCATCCAGGTCGCCGAGGCCTTCCACAAGTACGCCGCGAAGATCCCCGGCTTCCATGTGCTGCCGATCTACGGCGGCCAGAGCTACTACCCGCAGCTGCAGGCGCTCAAGCGCGGCGTGCACGTGGTGGTGGGCACCCCGGGCCGGGTGATCGATCACCTGGAGCGCGGGTCGCTGGACCTGTCCGGCCTGACCACGCTGGTGCTGGACGAGGCCGACGAGATGCTGCGCATGGGCTTCATCGACGACGTCGAGACCGTGCTGCAGAAGACCCCGGCCACGCGCCAGGTGGCGTTGTTCTCGGCGACCATGCCGGCGCAGATCCGCCGCATCGCCCAGACCTATCTGAACGATCCGGTCGAAGTCACCATTGCGTCCAAGACCACCACCTCGGCCAACATCAGCCAGCGCTACTGGTTCGTCTCGGGCCTGCACAAGCTCGACGCGCTGACCCGCATCCTGGAGGCCGAGACCTTCGATGCGATGATCATCTTCGCCCGCACCAAGGCCGGCACCGAGGAACTGGCCGAGAAGCTGCAGGCCCGCGGCTTGGCCGCCGCGGCCATCAACGGCGACATGCAGCAGGCGCAGCGCGAGAAGACCATCGCCCAGCTCAAGGACGGCAAGCTGGACATCCTGGTGGCCACCGACGTGGCCGCGCGCGGGCTGGACGTGGAGCGCATCAGCCACGTGCTGAACTACGACATTCCCTACGACACCGAGAGCTACGTCCACCGCATCGGCCGCACCGGCCGCGCCGGACGCAGCGGCGAGGCGATCCTGTTCGTCACCCCGCGCGAGAAGTCGATGCTGCGCGCGATCGAGCGCGCCACGCGCCAGCCGATCACCGAGATGCAGCTGCCCACGGTCGAGGCGGTCAACGACCGCCGCGTGGCGCGGTTCCTGGCGCGCATCACCGACACCCTGGCCACCGGCGAGGCGGGCGAGTACCGCGCGCTGATCGAGACCTACGAGCGCGAGCACAACGTGCCGGCGGTGGACATCGCCGCCGCGCTGGCGCGCCTGCTGCAGGGCGACACGCCGCTGCTGCTCTCGGCCGACCGCACGCCGCGCGCCGAGCGTGCCGAGCGCGCCCCGCGTGCGGAACGCAGCGAACGCTACGAGCGTGCCCCGCGTCCCGAGCGCCCCGAGCGTCCGGCGCGCTTCGAGCCGGGCGAACGCCCGCGCCCCGAGCGCCCGGCGCGCGCCTCCTTCGACGACGTCGCGACCGAACGCCCGCGCCGCGCGCCGGCCGGCGAGGCCGAAGTCGGCATGGAGCGCTATCGCATCGAGGTCGGCCACGCCCATGGCGTCAAGCCGGCCAACATCGTCGGCGCCATCGCCAACGAGGCCGGGCTGGAGAGCCGCTACATCGGCCGCATCGACATCCAGGATGACTATTCGATCCTGGATCTGCCCGAAGGCATGCCGCGCGAGACCCTGACCCATCTGAAGAAGGTCTGGGTGTCGGGCCAGCAGCTGAAGATCCACAAGGTCGGCGAGGACGCCGGCGACGAGGCCCCGCGCGGCTACCGCCCCGCGTCCGCCCGGCCCGGCGCGCCCAAGCCGCGCCCAGGCGGCAAGCCCGGCTTCAAGCCGGCGCCCAGGCCGCACCGCAAGGGCCCGCCGAAGGAGTGA
- the ubiM gene encoding 5-demethoxyubiquinol-8 5-hydroxylase UbiM, with protein sequence MRFDVVIGGAGPVGLCLARALAEQGRRVAVVDRHPRAALEAPAFDGREIALTHASRQLLEALSVWPRLDAETISPLRQARVQDGVSPFALDIGAERGQDAPLGWLVANHRLRRAACEAALAHPGVTLLDSAGVAGLRRHPDQVEATLEDGLALHAELLVAADGRLSALRRQLGVGAELHELGRSMLVCHVAHEQADQGVALEWFAYGATLALLPLTGDVSSLVLTLTPQRAAAMLRLDEDAFSAEVTRLCEGRLGAMRLFSTRHVYPLVSTYARRLAGARFALAGDAAVGMHPVTAHGFNFGLGGVGRLAQALDGQDDAGALAPLQAYARAHRRATWPLYAATQLVARLYTDERPAARLLRGGALRLVAAVTPFRHALQQHLQR encoded by the coding sequence ATGCGGTTCGACGTGGTCATTGGCGGGGCGGGACCGGTCGGGCTGTGCCTGGCGCGCGCGCTGGCCGAACAGGGGCGCCGCGTCGCGGTGGTCGACCGCCATCCGCGCGCCGCCCTGGAAGCGCCGGCCTTCGACGGGCGCGAGATCGCCCTGACCCACGCGTCGCGACAGCTGCTGGAGGCGCTCTCGGTCTGGCCGAGGCTGGACGCGGAGACGATCTCGCCGCTGCGCCAGGCACGGGTGCAGGACGGCGTCTCGCCGTTCGCGCTGGATATCGGCGCGGAGCGCGGCCAGGACGCGCCGCTGGGGTGGCTGGTGGCCAACCACCGCCTGCGGCGGGCGGCGTGCGAGGCCGCGCTGGCGCATCCCGGCGTGACCCTGCTCGACAGTGCCGGCGTGGCTGGCCTGCGCCGCCATCCCGACCAGGTCGAGGCCACGCTGGAGGACGGCCTGGCCCTGCACGCCGAGCTGCTGGTGGCCGCCGACGGGCGCCTGTCGGCGCTGCGCCGGCAGCTGGGGGTCGGCGCCGAGCTGCACGAACTGGGCCGCAGCATGCTGGTCTGCCATGTCGCCCACGAACAGGCCGATCAGGGCGTGGCGCTGGAGTGGTTCGCCTACGGGGCGACCTTGGCGCTGCTGCCGCTGACCGGCGATGTGTCCTCGCTGGTGCTGACCCTCACCCCGCAGCGGGCCGCGGCGATGCTGCGCCTGGACGAGGACGCGTTCTCGGCCGAGGTCACGCGCCTGTGCGAGGGCCGCCTGGGCGCGATGCGCCTGTTCAGCACCCGCCACGTCTATCCGCTGGTGTCCACCTATGCCCGGCGCTTGGCCGGCGCCCGCTTCGCCCTGGCCGGCGACGCGGCCGTGGGCATGCACCCGGTGACCGCGCACGGCTTCAACTTCGGACTGGGCGGGGTGGGGCGCCTGGCCCAGGCGCTGGACGGCCAGGACGACGCCGGCGCGCTGGCGCCGTTGCAGGCCTATGCCCGCGCCCACCGGCGCGCAACCTGGCCGCTGTACGCGGCCACCCAGCTGGTGGCGCGGCTGTACACGGACGAGCGCCCGGCCGCGCGCCTGCTGCGCGGGGGCGCGCTGCGCCTGGTCGCGGCGGTGACGCCCTTCCGGCACGCGCTGCAGCAGCATCTGCAGCGCTGA
- a CDS encoding sigma-70 family RNA polymerase sigma factor translates to MPSAPAQDHTTQARFQSLLEAHRGIVLKVAASYAFHPEDRAELAQEIAAQLWRAFAQYDPARPFSTWMYRIALNVAISQVRTTALRQRHAAPLDEDLHDLADPNAADPERDQQLRLLRGFMARQPPLERALLVLYLEDRPTREIAEILGLTQTNVTTKIARLKQRIRAEL, encoded by the coding sequence ATGCCCTCGGCCCCCGCGCAGGACCACACGACCCAGGCGCGCTTCCAGTCCCTGCTGGAAGCCCATCGCGGCATCGTGCTCAAGGTCGCGGCCAGCTATGCCTTCCATCCCGAGGACCGGGCCGAGCTGGCGCAGGAGATCGCCGCGCAGCTGTGGCGCGCGTTCGCCCAGTACGACCCGGCGCGGCCGTTCTCGACCTGGATGTACCGGATCGCGCTGAACGTGGCGATCTCGCAGGTGCGCACGACCGCGCTGCGCCAGCGCCATGCCGCGCCGCTGGACGAGGACCTGCACGACCTGGCCGACCCGAACGCGGCCGACCCCGAGCGCGACCAGCAGCTGCGCCTGCTGCGCGGCTTCATGGCCCGTCAGCCACCGCTGGAGCGCGCCCTGCTGGTGCTGTACCTGGAAGACCGCCCCACGCGCGAGATCGCCGAGATCCTGGGCCTGACCCAGACCAATGTCACCACCAAGATCGCCCGGCTCAAGCAGCGCATCCGCGCCGAACTCTGA